Proteins encoded by one window of Flavobacteriales bacterium:
- a CDS encoding YraN family protein, whose product MHIGIQGELLASTFLEREGYTILEKNWRYQRAEVDIICRKEGVLVFVEVKSRTSDYLGDPIEAVGRNKQKHIIRAADAYVKQDVEFDEIRFDIVGVIINRKGQRVEHIQDAFYPTL is encoded by the coding sequence TTGCATATCGGTATACAAGGCGAGCTACTTGCTTCTACGTTCTTAGAGAGGGAGGGTTACACAATCTTGGAAAAAAACTGGCGGTACCAGCGTGCTGAGGTGGATATCATCTGCCGAAAAGAGGGGGTGCTGGTATTTGTCGAGGTCAAGAGCCGCACTTCTGATTATCTGGGTGACCCGATAGAAGCGGTCGGTCGGAACAAACAAAAGCACATCATACGTGCTGCAGATGCCTATGTGAAGCAAGATGTGGAGTTCGATGAGATCCGGTTCGATATTGTAGGTGTGATCATCAATCGTAAAGGCCAACGTGTGGAGCACATACAAGATGCATTCTATCCCACCCTCTGA